From Pseudomonas sp. stari2:
GCCTTGCTTGACGAGGGCAGTGTGGTCGGCGCCGCGCGGCGGATGAACCTCAGCCCGGCGGCCATGAGCCGCACGCTGACACGGATCCGCGAAGCCATTGGCGATCCGATTCTGGTACGTGCCGGCCGGGGACTGGTGCCGACGCCCAAGGCGCTGGAACTGCGCGAGCAGGTGCGCGATGTGGTCGAGCAGGCGGCGTTGCTTTTCCGCTCGGCGGACGCCGTGGAACTGGGCACACTGCGCCGGCGCTTCAGCATTCGCGCCAACGACTTTTTCGTCGGCGTGTACGGCGGCAAGCTGTTCGACACCCTCGATCAACTGGCGCCGCACTGTGAGTTGCGCTTTGTTCCCGAGGGCGACGGCGACGATGAAGCACTACGCGAAGGGCGGATCGACCTGAGTGTCAGCAACACTCGCCCGGTGACCCCGGAAGTCAAGATACAGAACCTGTTTTCCACCCACTTCGTC
This genomic window contains:
- a CDS encoding LysR family transcriptional regulator yields the protein MQLPDMNLLVALDALLDEGSVVGAARRMNLSPAAMSRTLTRIREAIGDPILVRAGRGLVPTPKALELREQVRDVVEQAALLFRSADAVELGTLRRRFSIRANDFFVGVYGGKLFDTLDQLAPHCELRFVPEGDGDDEALREGRIDLSVSNTRPVTPEVKIQNLFSTHFVGLVREDHPLLDGEITAERYAGFSHISMSRRGIARGPIDTALNALGLERRVAVIAPSFHAAMFALPDSDLILPVPKEALLSVRRLGLKLRSFDLPIPLPTLMLTQAWHPRFDKDPAHRWLRETLKTCCDETWLAAQP